In one Pseudomonas sp. SCA2728.1_7 genomic region, the following are encoded:
- a CDS encoding lysylphosphatidylglycerol synthase transmembrane domain-containing protein: MSRGILLLIGLLAAVLIPVVLGGGETWARLQSFPLHWLLIMFGMILLCWGINTLRLRLLLGDQRDRVTPLKSLGVVMAAEFAYCATPGGSGGPLTIMALLARSGVRPARGSAVFAMDQLSDLLFFLCALSGILIYALFQHLSDRLEWLLSVSAVSLFGGLLSCVLVARYHRALIRLSGRLLARMNVKASTRRRWARKLLHFLAAFTDTLKLPLQTLIKVFALTCVHWLLRYSVLYLALRGLGADLQWAWSFLVQMLSLGAGQFSLLPGGAGAAELTSAALLAPMVGKSTAAAAILIWRVVTYYFYLVVGGPVFLLMLGRPLLKKLMNVRQAS; encoded by the coding sequence ATGAGTCGCGGCATTCTGTTGCTCATCGGCCTGCTCGCGGCAGTGCTGATTCCGGTTGTGCTCGGCGGCGGCGAAACCTGGGCGCGGCTGCAAAGTTTCCCTTTGCACTGGCTGCTGATCATGTTCGGCATGATCCTGCTGTGCTGGGGCATCAATACCCTGCGTTTACGGTTGTTGCTTGGCGATCAACGTGATCGCGTAACACCCTTGAAGAGTCTTGGCGTGGTCATGGCCGCCGAATTCGCTTATTGCGCAACACCCGGCGGCAGTGGCGGACCACTGACGATCATGGCCCTGCTGGCCCGTTCGGGTGTGCGGCCGGCGCGGGGCAGCGCGGTGTTTGCCATGGATCAACTGAGTGATTTGCTGTTCTTTCTCTGCGCCCTTAGCGGAATTCTGATTTATGCGCTGTTTCAACACCTCAGCGATCGGCTGGAGTGGCTGCTGAGCGTCAGTGCGGTGTCATTGTTCGGCGGTTTGCTCAGTTGCGTGCTGGTTGCGCGTTATCACCGCGCCTTGATTCGCCTGAGCGGTCGTCTGCTGGCAAGGATGAACGTTAAGGCCAGCACCCGCCGTCGCTGGGCGCGCAAGTTGCTGCATTTTCTCGCCGCGTTTACCGATACGTTGAAGTTGCCCTTGCAGACACTGATCAAGGTCTTCGCGCTGACGTGCGTGCATTGGTTGCTGCGTTACAGCGTGCTGTATCTGGCGCTGCGCGGGTTGGGCGCCGACTTGCAGTGGGCGTGGAGTTTTCTGGTGCAGATGCTTTCGCTCGGAGCCGGACAATTCAGTCTGCTGCCGGGCGGTGCCGGGGCGGCGGAATTGACGTCGGCAGCGCTGCTGGCGCCGATGGTAGGGAAATCCACCGCAGCGGCGGCGATTCTGATTTGGCGGGTGGTGACGTATTACTTCTATCTGGTGGTGGGGGGCCCGGTGTTTCTGTTGATGTTGGGGCGGCCGCTGTTGAAGAAGCTGATGAACGTCAGACAGGCTTCTTGA
- a CDS encoding stage II sporulation protein M, whose translation MKQSLFESRHKAEWERFALALERLEHGKDTSQVGGFPKAYRRLCQHLALAQERGYSSFLIDSLQQQVLRGHQQLYRHRSRLGANLLSFILADFPRLVRAEWPFVLVASLLFFGSLISVGVLVYVFPELVYNLIPADQVREMQGMYDPVAGHLGRPAERAASEDWVMFGYYVMHNIGIAFQTFASGLLMGVGSAFFLFYNGMVIGAVAGHLSEIGFGQTFWSFVIAHGAFELTAIALAGAAGLQLGWALIAPGRLTRSEALKRAARKSVLLVCGVMLFLLIAAFIEAYWSSKTSVTPLTKYLVGAGLWALVVVYLLFAGRTRHAPE comes from the coding sequence ATGAAGCAGAGCCTTTTCGAAAGTCGCCACAAGGCCGAATGGGAGCGTTTTGCGCTGGCCCTCGAACGCCTCGAACATGGCAAGGACACCTCGCAAGTCGGCGGCTTCCCCAAGGCCTATCGACGGCTTTGCCAACATCTGGCGCTGGCTCAGGAGCGTGGTTACAGCAGTTTCCTCATCGATTCGCTGCAGCAACAAGTACTGCGCGGACATCAACAGCTGTACCGTCATCGCAGCCGACTCGGCGCCAATCTGCTGAGTTTCATCCTCGCCGACTTCCCACGTCTGGTGCGCGCCGAATGGCCTTTTGTGCTGGTCGCCAGCCTGCTGTTCTTCGGCAGCCTGATCAGCGTCGGCGTGTTGGTGTATGTGTTTCCCGAACTGGTCTACAACCTGATCCCCGCCGATCAAGTGCGCGAGATGCAAGGCATGTACGACCCGGTCGCCGGCCACCTCGGACGCCCCGCCGAACGTGCGGCCAGCGAAGACTGGGTGATGTTCGGTTACTACGTGATGCACAACATCGGCATCGCCTTTCAGACCTTCGCCAGCGGTTTGCTGATGGGCGTGGGCAGTGCGTTCTTTCTGTTCTACAACGGCATGGTCATCGGCGCGGTCGCCGGGCATCTCAGCGAGATCGGTTTCGGCCAGACCTTCTGGTCATTCGTCATCGCCCACGGCGCCTTTGAACTCACCGCCATCGCCCTCGCCGGCGCGGCCGGTCTGCAACTCGGCTGGGCGTTGATCGCTCCCGGGCGGCTGACCCGCAGCGAAGCGCTTAAACGGGCGGCGCGCAAAAGTGTGCTGCTGGTGTGCGGCGTGATGTTGTTCCTGCTGATTGCTGCGTTTATCGAAGCCTATTGGTCATCGAAAACCAGCGTCACGCCGCTGACCAAATATCTGGTCGGCGCCGGGCTTTGGGCTTTGGTCGTGGTCTATCTGTTGTTCGCCGGAAGGACCCGCCATGCGCCTGAGTGA
- the sbcB gene encoding exodeoxyribonuclease I: MTSIFWYDYETTGINPRNDRPLQVAGIRTDHALNEIDEPVNLYCQPSEDILPHPAACAITGITPSQLAEKGLSEADFMTRVHAQLAAPGTCGAGYNTLRFDDEMTRYSLYRNFFDPYAREWQGGNSRWDLIDVVRAAYALRPDGLVWPTDDEGRVTLKLERLTAANNIDHGHAHEALSDVRATIALARLIREKQPKLYDWLFQLRSKQKVMDQIRLLQPLVHISGRFSAARSYVGVVLPLAWHPKNRNALIVCDLHLDPQGLLDLDAQTLRQRLYTRRDDLLEGELPVPLKLIHINRCPVVAPLSVLRAQDQQRLGLDMALYQQRALRLTDAQQSWKDKVAEIYVSEDFTPSEDPEQQLYDGFIGDRDRRLCEQVRSADPAQLAQEQWPFDDERLPELLFRYRARNFPETLNFEEQERWRIFCQQRLSTPEFGAPNTLKSFTEAAEQWSLNATPMQSEVLNEWQNYVQALRKRLNL; the protein is encoded by the coding sequence GTGACTTCAATCTTCTGGTACGACTACGAAACCACTGGCATCAATCCGCGTAATGATCGCCCGTTGCAGGTGGCCGGGATTCGCACCGACCATGCGCTCAATGAAATCGACGAGCCGGTCAATCTCTACTGCCAGCCCAGCGAAGACATCCTGCCGCATCCGGCCGCTTGCGCGATCACCGGCATCACCCCGAGCCAGCTCGCCGAAAAGGGTTTGAGCGAAGCGGACTTCATGACGCGGGTGCACGCTCAACTGGCGGCACCCGGCACCTGCGGCGCCGGTTACAACACGCTGCGTTTCGACGACGAGATGACCCGTTACAGCCTGTATCGCAATTTTTTCGACCCGTACGCCCGGGAGTGGCAGGGCGGCAACAGCCGTTGGGATCTGATCGATGTGGTACGCGCCGCCTATGCGTTGCGTCCTGACGGCCTGGTCTGGCCGACCGATGACGAAGGCCGGGTGACGCTCAAGCTCGAACGCCTCACAGCGGCGAACAATATCGATCATGGTCACGCCCACGAAGCCTTGTCAGACGTGCGCGCCACCATCGCACTGGCGCGGTTGATCCGCGAGAAACAGCCAAAACTGTATGACTGGCTGTTCCAGTTGCGCAGCAAGCAAAAGGTCATGGATCAGATTCGTCTGCTGCAGCCACTGGTGCATATTTCCGGGCGTTTCTCGGCCGCGCGCAGTTATGTCGGTGTGGTGCTGCCATTAGCCTGGCATCCCAAAAACCGTAACGCCTTGATCGTCTGCGATCTGCACCTCGACCCGCAGGGGTTGCTTGATCTGGACGCGCAGACCCTGCGCCAGCGGTTGTACACGCGTCGCGATGATTTACTGGAAGGCGAGCTGCCGGTACCGCTCAAGCTGATTCACATCAACCGTTGCCCGGTGGTGGCGCCGCTTTCGGTTTTGCGCGCGCAAGATCAGCAACGGCTGGGGCTGGACATGGCGCTGTATCAACAGCGAGCACTGCGGCTAACTGACGCACAACAAAGTTGGAAAGATAAAGTTGCAGAGATTTATGTCAGTGAAGATTTCACGCCGAGCGAGGATCCGGAACAACAGTTGTACGACGGATTTATCGGCGACCGCGACCGGCGTCTATGTGAGCAAGTCAGGAGCGCCGACCCGGCACAACTAGCGCAAGAGCAATGGCCTTTCGATGACGAACGTTTGCCCGAATTACTCTTTCGATATCGCGCACGTAACTTTCCCGAGACGTTGAATTTCGAAGAGCAAGAGCGCTGGAGAATATTTTGTCAGCAGCGTTTGTCCACGCCTGAGTTCGGCGCACCGAATACCTTGAAATCTTTTACCGAGGCGGCCGAGCAATGGTCGCTTAATGCCACGCCGATGCAGAGTGAGGTGCTCAATGAATGGCAGAATTATGTCCAGGCATTGCGCAAACGTTTGAATCTTTGA
- a CDS encoding glycosyltransferase family 1 protein, with protein MITVHIADITMFYAPASGGVRTYLDAKHRRLGVKPGIRHSLLIPGAHFGEHDGIYTVPAPALPFGKGYRFPVRLAPWRNVLQDLQPDLIEVGDPYLTAWAALDARRQLDVPVIGFYHSDLPLLISNRMGHWVTPNIEAYVTKLYGNFDRVLAPSQVMADKLSGLGVRNVFVQPLGVDLQTFHPSVRDPQLRAELGIAEDTRLLIFAGRGSKEKNLPVLLKCMQRLGPRYHLLLVGSSMPAAVPDNVSVIDEFCPAPRVAQLMASADALIHAGDQETFGLVILEAMACGIPVVAVAAGAFEEIVTESCGLLCAPNNPQAMANAVRELFSRGCGKLGAQARQHVETHYAWDTVVDSLLGHYHAVLGQTLPRVANG; from the coding sequence TTGATCACCGTGCACATCGCCGACATCACCATGTTCTACGCCCCGGCCAGCGGTGGCGTGCGCACTTATCTGGATGCCAAACACCGCCGGCTGGGCGTCAAACCCGGCATTCGCCACAGCCTGTTGATTCCAGGTGCGCATTTCGGCGAACACGACGGTATTTACACGGTTCCCGCCCCCGCCCTGCCCTTCGGCAAGGGTTATCGCTTCCCTGTACGCCTCGCGCCTTGGCGAAATGTCCTGCAGGATTTGCAGCCTGATCTGATCGAAGTCGGTGATCCTTACCTGACCGCATGGGCCGCGCTGGATGCCCGGCGGCAGCTCGATGTGCCGGTGATCGGCTTCTATCACTCGGATCTGCCGCTGCTGATCAGCAATCGCATGGGCCATTGGGTCACGCCGAATATCGAGGCATACGTCACCAAGCTTTACGGCAACTTCGATCGGGTCCTGGCACCCAGCCAGGTCATGGCTGACAAGCTCAGCGGCCTCGGTGTACGCAATGTTTTCGTGCAACCGTTGGGCGTCGATCTGCAGACCTTTCACCCCAGTGTCCGCGACCCGCAACTGCGCGCAGAACTGGGCATCGCCGAAGACACCCGGTTGCTGATTTTCGCCGGACGCGGTTCGAAAGAGAAAAACCTGCCGGTGCTGCTCAAATGCATGCAACGCCTTGGCCCGCGTTATCACTTGTTGCTGGTCGGTTCTTCGATGCCGGCGGCAGTGCCGGACAATGTCAGTGTGATCGACGAATTCTGCCCCGCGCCACGCGTCGCGCAGTTGATGGCCAGTGCCGATGCGTTGATCCATGCCGGCGATCAGGAAACCTTTGGCCTGGTGATCCTCGAAGCCATGGCTTGCGGCATTCCCGTGGTGGCGGTGGCTGCCGGGGCGTTCGAAGAGATTGTCACTGAGTCTTGCGGCCTGCTGTGCGCGCCAAACAACCCGCAGGCGATGGCCAATGCCGTGCGCGAACTGTTCAGTCGCGGCTGCGGCAAACTGGGCGCACAGGCCCGCCAGCATGTCGAAACCCACTACGCCTGGGACACGGTGGTCGACAGTTTGCTGGGCCACTATCACGCGGTACTTGGGCAAACGCTGCCGCGGGTGGCCAATGGTTGA
- a CDS encoding DUF2334 domain-containing protein: MVESMNNPAVLLVLHDVAPSTWTDYQPFVEAVDALGNVPMTWLVVPNFHRHNTLDAHPAFCRMLDTRAARGDELALHGYFHDDQEPRPTTPRDWFMRRVYTHEGEFYRLSRETALARLRDGIDVFQRRGWPLHGFVAPAWLMSDGTRQALRELPFSYTSDPQHLYRLPDFTAIDAPGLVWSARSAWRRGLSKLVCEQREQRWCQAPVIRLGLHPVDMRHRFSRDYWLHTLERLLNEGRVPMTKMNWLAQQCGRLERVA; encoded by the coding sequence ATGGTTGAATCGATGAACAATCCCGCCGTGTTGCTGGTATTGCACGACGTGGCACCGTCGACGTGGACGGATTACCAACCGTTTGTCGAGGCGGTCGACGCATTGGGCAATGTGCCAATGACGTGGCTGGTCGTACCGAACTTCCACCGGCACAACACCCTCGACGCTCACCCGGCATTTTGTCGAATGCTCGACACGCGCGCCGCCCGTGGCGATGAGTTGGCGTTACATGGTTATTTTCACGATGACCAGGAGCCCCGCCCAACGACACCACGAGACTGGTTCATGCGCCGGGTCTACACCCATGAAGGCGAGTTCTATCGTTTGTCCCGCGAAACCGCCCTCGCCCGCCTGCGCGATGGCATCGATGTTTTCCAGCGCCGCGGCTGGCCGCTGCACGGTTTCGTCGCCCCGGCGTGGCTGATGAGCGACGGCACCCGCCAGGCCCTGCGTGAATTGCCGTTTAGCTACACCAGCGATCCGCAGCATCTTTATCGGTTGCCGGATTTCACCGCTATCGACGCCCCCGGTCTGGTCTGGAGCGCCCGCAGTGCCTGGCGCCGGGGCCTGTCAAAGTTGGTCTGCGAGCAGCGGGAACAGCGCTGGTGCCAGGCGCCGGTGATTCGGCTAGGCTTGCACCCGGTGGACATGCGCCACCGCTTCTCCCGCGACTACTGGTTGCATACTCTTGAACGACTGCTGAACGAAGGACGCGTACCGATGACCAAAATGAACTGGCTCGCTCAACAGTGCGGTCGACTGGAACGCGTCGCATGA
- the mvaT gene encoding histone-like nucleoid-structuring protein MvaT, translating into MSLINEYRATEEAIKELQARLKNLSQDDKLQTELEFEGKLRTLMGEYSKSLRDIIALLDPEAKTKAPRGGAVKTTGTKRARKVKQYKNPHNGEVIETKGGNHKTLKEWKAKWGGDVVEGWATLLG; encoded by the coding sequence ATGTCCTTGATCAACGAATATCGCGCCACCGAAGAAGCTATCAAAGAGCTGCAAGCCCGTTTGAAGAACCTGTCCCAAGACGACAAACTGCAAACCGAGCTGGAATTCGAAGGCAAACTGCGCACCCTGATGGGCGAATACTCCAAGTCGCTGCGTGACATCATCGCGCTGCTGGACCCGGAAGCAAAAACCAAAGCTCCACGTGGCGGCGCTGTAAAAACTACCGGCACCAAGCGTGCTCGCAAAGTTAAACAATACAAAAACCCGCACAACGGCGAAGTCATCGAAACCAAAGGTGGCAACCACAAAACTCTGAAAGAGTGGAAAGCCAAGTGGGGCGGTGACGTGGTTGAAGGCTGGGCTACCCTGCTGGGCTAA
- a CDS encoding RDD family protein produces MLEPTAPPRKAPLAPPLDTRHQVETPEGIDLPLRPAGLMVRAVAFAIDLAIRGVIMGVLFIALAFLGKLGMGLGSLLLFAISWWYMVLFEVLRQGRSPGKQWMGLRVVHDDGTPIGWSASLLRNLLRFVDLLPFGYFLGTLSCLHHPAFKRLGDMAAGTLVIYSERPLMRPQLPDAEPRRSPVALTLAEQRAVLGFAERQGDLSPARVNELAALLAQPLHISAPKAVAELNGIARGLLGPT; encoded by the coding sequence ATGCTCGAGCCCACAGCACCGCCAAGGAAAGCACCGCTGGCCCCGCCGCTGGATACGCGGCATCAGGTCGAAACGCCGGAAGGTATCGACCTGCCGTTGCGTCCTGCCGGGTTGATGGTGCGTGCCGTGGCCTTCGCGATCGATCTGGCCATACGCGGCGTGATCATGGGCGTGCTGTTCATCGCCCTGGCGTTTCTCGGCAAGCTCGGCATGGGTCTTGGTTCGCTGCTGCTGTTTGCGATCAGCTGGTGGTACATGGTGCTGTTCGAAGTGCTGCGTCAGGGCCGCTCGCCGGGTAAACAGTGGATGGGGCTGCGCGTGGTGCACGACGACGGCACACCGATTGGCTGGTCGGCCTCACTGCTGCGCAATCTGCTGCGTTTTGTCGATCTGCTGCCCTTCGGCTACTTCCTCGGCACCCTCAGTTGCCTGCACCACCCGGCCTTCAAACGCCTCGGTGACATGGCTGCCGGTACGCTGGTGATCTATAGCGAACGTCCGCTGATGCGTCCGCAACTGCCTGATGCCGAACCTCGCCGCTCACCTGTTGCCCTGACACTCGCCGAACAACGCGCCGTGCTGGGTTTTGCCGAGCGCCAAGGTGATTTATCGCCAGCGCGGGTCAATGAACTGGCGGCGCTGCTCGCCCAGCCTTTGCATATTTCTGCTCCCAAAGCTGTCGCTGAACTCAACGGCATCGCTCGCGGTTTGTTGGGCCCGACATGA
- the purU gene encoding formyltetrahydrofolate deformylase codes for MRTFRLVISCPDRVGIVAKVSNFLAAHNGWITEASHHSDNQVGWFFMRHEIRADSLPFGIEVLREKFAPIAEEFSMDWRITDTEQKKRVVLMASRESHCLADLLHRWHSDELDCEISCVISNHDDLRSMVEWHGIPYYHVPVNPQDKQPAFDEVSRLVKQHDAEVVVLARYMQILPPDMCREYAHKVINIHHSFLPSFVGAKPYHQASLRGVKLIGATCHYVTEELDAGPIIEQDVVRVSHSDSIEDMVRFGRDVEKMVLARGLRYHLEDRVLVHGNKTVVF; via the coding sequence ATGCGCACTTTCCGCCTGGTGATTTCTTGCCCGGACCGCGTTGGCATTGTTGCCAAAGTCAGTAATTTTCTGGCAGCCCACAACGGCTGGATCACCGAAGCGAGCCACCACTCGGACAATCAAGTGGGCTGGTTCTTCATGCGTCACGAAATTCGTGCCGATTCGCTGCCTTTCGGTATTGAAGTGCTGCGCGAGAAGTTTGCACCGATCGCCGAAGAGTTTTCGATGGACTGGCGCATCACCGACACCGAGCAGAAAAAGCGTGTCGTGCTGATGGCCAGCCGCGAGTCTCACTGCCTTGCTGACTTGCTGCACCGCTGGCACAGCGATGAACTGGACTGCGAAATCTCCTGCGTGATTTCCAACCACGATGACCTGCGCAGCATGGTCGAGTGGCACGGCATTCCTTACTACCACGTTCCGGTCAATCCGCAAGACAAGCAACCGGCCTTCGACGAAGTGTCGCGCCTGGTCAAACAGCACGATGCCGAAGTAGTGGTACTGGCGCGTTACATGCAGATCCTGCCGCCGGACATGTGCCGTGAATACGCGCACAAGGTCATCAACATTCACCACAGCTTCCTGCCGTCGTTCGTCGGCGCCAAGCCGTACCACCAGGCGTCGTTGCGTGGCGTGAAGCTGATCGGTGCGACCTGCCATTACGTCACCGAAGAGCTGGACGCCGGTCCGATCATCGAGCAGGACGTGGTCCGCGTCAGCCACAGTGACAGCATCGAAGACATGGTGCGTTTCGGCCGTGATGTCGAGAAGATGGTGTTGGCGCGTGGCCTGCGTTATCACCTCGAAGACCGCGTGCTGGTGCACGGCAACAAGACTGTGGTGTTCTGA
- a CDS encoding DUF4129 domain-containing protein — protein sequence MRLSDATVVIRPRTTWEAMDLGVLMSQQHRRLLMTSWAIVTLPLFALLSLLFWDSPSLAVFIFWWLKPAYERLPLYILSKALFGETPTLKQALREWPRLLKPQLLASLTWRRLSLSRSFLLPVVQLEGLDGNARQQRLQVLLQRNAGAAQWLTIIGVHLETALWIGLMVLFYMLLPQQIETDWDWQSLIFAADHDWRWLEHLTNVFYALVLVVWEPIYVACGFSLYLNRRTQLEAWDIELVFRRLRQRLNNGVLGVLLAVFLLLPNVPSAWAAEPDDSPQAPRLLNQPLTSQASRDSIKALLEHPPFKNKESVTRYRFGDDPAKPAEAQTPGEAPQWLKTLLGWLDGQHLNVLAKVIEVLLWGAVIAALGWLIWRYREFLQAFVSRRPRLPAKPKRALPQQAFGLDLNRDTLPDDIAAHAEQLWQSQPRAALGLLYRGLLSHLFHDFDLTLKPADTELQVLAHVEQLQRAELLAFSRKLTNHWQNMAYGHRVPPASMQQELCDGWRALFGPGAAR from the coding sequence ATGCGCCTGAGTGACGCCACCGTGGTGATCCGTCCGCGCACTACATGGGAGGCCATGGACCTCGGCGTGCTGATGAGCCAGCAACATCGCCGTCTGCTGATGACCAGTTGGGCGATCGTCACCTTGCCGCTGTTCGCTTTGCTCAGCCTGTTGTTCTGGGATTCGCCGTCACTGGCGGTGTTTATCTTCTGGTGGCTGAAACCAGCGTATGAACGCCTGCCGCTGTACATCCTGTCGAAAGCGCTGTTCGGCGAAACGCCGACACTTAAACAAGCCTTGCGCGAATGGCCGCGCCTGCTCAAACCGCAACTGCTGGCCAGCCTGACCTGGCGCCGCTTGAGTTTGAGTCGCAGCTTTCTGCTGCCGGTAGTGCAACTCGAAGGCCTCGATGGCAATGCCCGACAGCAACGCCTGCAAGTGCTGCTGCAACGCAACGCCGGTGCCGCGCAGTGGCTGACCATTATCGGCGTGCATCTGGAGACTGCGCTGTGGATCGGCCTGATGGTGCTGTTCTATATGCTGTTGCCGCAGCAGATCGAAACAGATTGGGACTGGCAATCACTGATCTTCGCAGCGGATCACGACTGGCGCTGGCTCGAACACCTGACCAATGTTTTCTACGCGCTGGTGCTGGTGGTGTGGGAGCCGATCTACGTCGCCTGCGGCTTCAGCCTTTATCTGAACCGCCGCACACAGCTGGAAGCATGGGATATCGAGTTGGTGTTCCGCCGCTTGCGACAGCGTCTCAACAACGGTGTTTTGGGGGTGCTGCTGGCGGTCTTTCTGCTGCTGCCGAATGTGCCTTCCGCGTGGGCCGCCGAGCCGGATGACAGTCCACAGGCGCCGCGACTGTTGAATCAGCCACTCACCAGTCAGGCATCCCGTGACAGCATCAAGGCACTGCTTGAGCACCCGCCGTTCAAGAACAAGGAATCCGTCACCCGCTATCGCTTTGGCGACGACCCGGCGAAACCTGCCGAAGCGCAAACACCGGGTGAAGCGCCGCAGTGGCTGAAAACCCTGCTGGGCTGGCTCGACGGGCAACACTTGAACGTGCTGGCGAAGGTCATCGAGGTGCTTTTGTGGGGCGCGGTCATTGCTGCGCTGGGCTGGCTGATCTGGCGTTATCGCGAGTTTCTGCAAGCCTTCGTCAGCCGCCGACCGAGGTTGCCTGCCAAACCGAAACGCGCGTTGCCGCAGCAAGCCTTCGGTCTGGATTTGAACCGCGACACCTTGCCTGACGACATCGCCGCCCATGCCGAACAACTCTGGCAAAGCCAACCCCGTGCAGCGCTGGGCCTGCTGTATCGAGGGCTGCTCAGCCATCTGTTCCACGACTTCGACCTGACCCTGAAACCCGCCGACACCGAACTCCAGGTGCTGGCACACGTGGAGCAATTGCAGCGCGCCGAACTGCTCGCCTTCAGCCGCAAACTGACCAATCACTGGCAGAACATGGCCTACGGGCATCGCGTACCACCGGCGTCCATGCAACAGGAATTGTGTGATGGCTGGCGCGCCTTGTTTGGCCCCGGAGCTGCCCGTTGA